The following nucleotide sequence is from Mesorhizobium sp. J8.
TCTTCGATGGCTCGAGCCCGGCCGGCAGGTCTGTGAGCTGATGGATGACGACCTCCGGCTTCGCTGCCACGACCGCAGTGCGCAGCGCGTTGGCGTCGAACACATCGACCACCACCGGATCGGCGCCGAGCCCGCGCAGGTCTTCCGTTTTTGCCGCCTGGCGTGTCGTGGCCGTCACCTGATGACCGGCCGCCACCAATTGCGGCACCAACCGGCGGCCGATCGCGCCCGAGGCGCCGGCAAGAAAAACACGATAGCCCATCGTCTTTCGTCCCTTGATGCGATAATATCAGAGCACGAACAACATATAAGAGCTCTGATATGATGCGCAAGGGGAATCCCTCCATTCCGTCCGCCGGCGAGGGCAAGCGCGGCGAGCAAGGCTATCTGGGCTATCTGCTGCGCCAAGCGGCCGGCGCATACCGCCTGAAGGTGGAGCGGGCACTGGACGAATTCGGCGTCACCCAGGCGCAGTTCGCGGCCCTTACCATGATCTCGGCCTATCCCGGACTGTCCAATGCCGATCTTGCCCGGCTGGCCGTGCTGACGCCGCAGACGGTGAGCGTGATCGTCGGCAACCTGGAAAAGGCCGGCTCACTTACCCGACGGCCGCATGCCGTCCACGGCCGCATCCAGCATCTCGACCTCTCCGACAGCGGCCGCGCCCTGCTGAAGAAATGCCGGGAACGCGTCTACAAGCTCGAAGGCGAGTTGACCGCCGGCCTCTCCGCCGAGGCGGAGCGCGCCGTGCGGCGCTGGCTGGTCGCTGTCGCGACCGCGGACGCGGCGCAGCCGTAACGCTTCGGACGATCAGGTCGGCGTGCCGCCATCCGTTTCGAAAAGCGTGAGCTTGCGGTCGCCAATGCCGAGCTCGGCCACAACTCGCGCGCCATTCCGCGATATGGACCGACTTGAAATGCGCTTCGAGCGCGGCCCGGTCGCTCCAGCCCTCCGAAACATG
It contains:
- a CDS encoding MarR family winged helix-turn-helix transcriptional regulator, producing MRKGNPSIPSAGEGKRGEQGYLGYLLRQAAGAYRLKVERALDEFGVTQAQFAALTMISAYPGLSNADLARLAVLTPQTVSVIVGNLEKAGSLTRRPHAVHGRIQHLDLSDSGRALLKKCRERVYKLEGELTAGLSAEAERAVRRWLVAVATADAAQP